From Micromonospora rifamycinica, a single genomic window includes:
- a CDS encoding acetyl-CoA acetyltransferase produces MASRRTTHDVAIVAMGCTPFRDHWNSSADDLLVDAVQECVGSLTDVTLDDVDAFWVGTQGSGLSGQTLARPLRLVGKPVTRVENYCATGSEAFRNAAFAVASGAYDMVMATGVEKLKDSSYSGLSAVFPPADGTDVDWTAPAGFSLLAPAYQAAYGIDEREMRAAMTKVAVKNHANGARNDRAQFRRAVTAETVERSPRIAGQLGVMDCSGVSDGAAAAILVRAEDAHRYTDRPVYLRGMSFVAGSGAGLAADGYDFTSFPEVVTAAREAYEQAGVTDPAAQISLAEVHDCFTPTEVVLMEDLGFSARGRAWRDILDGRYDPDGALPVNTDGGLKSFGHPIGATGLRMMFECFTQLRGEAGPRQVPDARLAVAQNLGGQPGSCVAFVAVLGNER; encoded by the coding sequence ATGGCCAGTAGGCGCACCACCCACGACGTCGCGATCGTCGCGATGGGCTGCACCCCGTTCCGGGACCACTGGAACTCCTCCGCCGACGACCTCCTGGTCGACGCGGTGCAGGAGTGCGTCGGGTCGCTGACCGACGTCACCCTCGACGACGTCGACGCGTTCTGGGTCGGCACCCAGGGGTCGGGGCTGTCCGGGCAGACCCTGGCCCGCCCGCTGCGGCTGGTCGGCAAGCCGGTGACCCGGGTGGAGAACTACTGCGCCACCGGCTCCGAGGCGTTCCGCAACGCGGCGTTCGCGGTCGCCTCCGGGGCGTACGACATGGTGATGGCGACCGGGGTGGAGAAGCTGAAGGACTCGTCGTACTCCGGGCTGTCGGCGGTCTTCCCACCCGCCGACGGCACCGACGTCGACTGGACCGCGCCGGCCGGGTTCTCCCTGCTCGCCCCGGCCTACCAGGCCGCGTACGGGATCGACGAGCGGGAGATGCGCGCCGCGATGACGAAGGTCGCGGTGAAGAACCACGCCAACGGGGCGCGCAACGACCGCGCCCAGTTCCGTCGGGCGGTTACCGCCGAGACGGTGGAGCGGTCGCCGCGGATCGCCGGGCAGCTCGGCGTGATGGACTGCTCCGGCGTCTCCGACGGCGCGGCGGCGGCGATCCTGGTCCGGGCCGAGGACGCCCACCGGTACACCGACCGGCCGGTCTACCTGCGCGGGATGAGCTTCGTCGCCGGGTCGGGGGCCGGCCTGGCCGCCGACGGCTACGACTTCACCAGCTTCCCGGAGGTGGTCACCGCCGCCCGCGAGGCGTACGAGCAGGCCGGGGTGACCGACCCGGCGGCGCAGATCTCGCTGGCCGAGGTGCACGACTGCTTCACCCCGACGGAGGTGGTGCTGATGGAGGACCTCGGCTTCTCCGCCCGGGGCAGGGCGTGGCGGGACATCCTCGACGGCCGCTACGATCCCGACGGGGCGCTGCCGGTCAACACCGACGGCGGGCTCAAGTCGTTCGGCCACCCGATCGGCGCGACCGGGCTGCGGATGATGTTCGAGTGTTTCACCCAGCTACGCGGGGAGGCCGGCCCACGGCAGGTGCCCGACGCCCGGCTGGCGGTGGCGCAGAACCTCGGCGGGCAGCCCGGTTCCTGCGTCGCGTTCGTGGCGGTCCTGGGGAACGAGCGATGA
- a CDS encoding SDR family NAD(P)-dependent oxidoreductase, giving the protein MSARVTLDGRVVVVTGAGNGIGRAHALTLAARGASVVVNDLGGTVDGSGSSGAAERVVAEIRAAGGTAVASTDSVATAAGGADLVGRAIDAYGRLDAVIHNAGILRDRTLAKMSDEDVRAVLDVHLAGAFHVLRPAWPHLVAQGYGRIVLTSSSSGLFGNFGQANYGAAKAGLIGLMNVLALEGARRGILVNAIAPTAATRMTENLLGELTERFDPQHVAAVATFLASEQCRLNRHILTVGGGRVGRIFLGVTPGWYGGAEPASPDDILDAVDDICRLDDFIVPDSGADEVTLIQRVLGGPAGPSA; this is encoded by the coding sequence ATGAGCGCCCGGGTCACCCTCGACGGCCGGGTCGTCGTCGTCACCGGCGCGGGCAACGGCATCGGCCGGGCGCACGCGCTGACCCTCGCCGCACGGGGCGCGTCGGTGGTCGTCAACGACCTCGGCGGGACGGTCGACGGCTCGGGGTCCTCCGGTGCCGCCGAGCGGGTCGTCGCGGAGATCCGCGCGGCCGGCGGCACCGCCGTCGCCTCGACCGACTCGGTGGCCACCGCCGCCGGGGGCGCGGACCTGGTCGGCCGGGCGATCGACGCCTACGGCCGGCTCGACGCGGTCATCCACAACGCCGGCATCCTGCGCGACCGGACGCTGGCCAAGATGTCCGACGAGGACGTCCGCGCGGTGCTCGACGTGCACCTGGCCGGGGCGTTCCACGTGCTGCGGCCGGCCTGGCCGCACCTGGTCGCCCAGGGCTACGGCCGGATCGTGCTGACCAGCTCGTCGTCCGGCCTGTTCGGCAACTTCGGTCAGGCCAACTACGGCGCGGCCAAGGCCGGTCTGATCGGGCTGATGAACGTGCTCGCGCTGGAGGGCGCACGCCGGGGCATCCTGGTCAACGCGATCGCGCCGACCGCCGCGACCCGGATGACCGAGAACCTGCTCGGTGAGCTGACCGAGCGGTTCGACCCGCAGCACGTGGCGGCGGTGGCGACCTTCCTCGCCTCCGAGCAGTGCCGGCTCAACCGGCACATCCTCACCGTCGGCGGGGGCCGGGTCGGGCGGATCTTCCTGGGCGTCACCCCCGGCTGGTACGGCGGTGCCGAGCCGGCCTCGCCCGACGACATCCTCGACGCGGTGGACGACATCTGCCGGCTCGACGACTTCATCGTGCCGGACAGCGGCGCCGACGAGGTCACCCTGATCCAACGGGTCCTCGGCGGGCCGGCCGGACCGTCCGCCTGA
- a CDS encoding VOC family protein yields MPVSEVHHVAMTVSDVDRAADFYERALGYRRTLRTDVGGPGIEVSLGLPAGTTGRVQYLQGPSRVGQLELIEWNGVKTRTATAGHLELGTFLLSFEVPLDELDDLHRRLTELGAQCLSAPNRVLLDNYGYITAFAARDLDGNLLEFVSLPSREEILARRRGSGD; encoded by the coding sequence ATGCCGGTCAGCGAAGTGCACCACGTGGCGATGACCGTCTCCGACGTCGACCGCGCCGCGGACTTCTACGAGCGCGCCCTGGGTTACCGCCGGACGCTGCGGACCGACGTCGGCGGGCCGGGGATCGAGGTGTCGCTGGGGTTGCCCGCCGGCACCACCGGCCGGGTCCAGTACCTCCAGGGCCCCAGCCGGGTCGGCCAGCTCGAACTCATCGAGTGGAACGGCGTGAAGACCCGCACCGCCACCGCCGGCCACCTGGAGCTGGGCACCTTCCTGCTCAGCTTCGAGGTGCCCCTCGACGAGCTGGACGACCTGCACCGGCGGCTCACCGAGCTGGGCGCGCAGTGCCTGTCCGCGCCGAACCGGGTGCTGCTGGACAACTACGGGTACATCACCGCGTTCGCCGCCCGGGATCTCGACGGCAACCTGCTGGAGTTCGTGTCGCTGCCGTCCCGGGAGGAGATCCTGGCGCGGCGGCGGGGGAGCGGCGACTGA
- a CDS encoding class I adenylate-forming enzyme family protein, translating to MGGSNFTETLRRQALRRADAEALVDGDARWTYAELDADVDRHAAALRDAGIADGDLVGVLGRNTAGYVIALLALSRLGAVSVPLNWRLHVNEQAYVLDQAGVSALIYHDDFAADAARLATVTGVRKLVATGDHVVGDARRLADLLAGQPAGVRVADAEKSPADVHRLLYTSGTTARPKGVVHTCGNLTANHFAQVLELELTAADRILVSAPLFHVSGLEAPGLATFVAGATMVLTPTFKPTDIARIADGERITGMVLAAQILFGLLDLDDPPDLGTLRYLLFAGVAPSVRQEVKRRLPHVRLIDTFGMTELCNGVCYLDAAHEQSKLGALGAPFPGVRIRIVDEHFRPVGPDVEGEIVVQGEKVSPGYWNDDEANRLSRRDGWFRTGDVGRIDADGYLWFVDRRADLIKSGGENVASAEVERVLARHPDVAEVAVIGVPDPRWDEVPKAFVVLRPGATGTAEELRAHCRAELARYKVPRDVQLVTSLPRNDSGKVLKKALRETAVSG from the coding sequence ATGGGCGGGAGCAACTTCACCGAGACGCTGCGCCGGCAGGCGTTGCGCCGGGCCGACGCCGAGGCCCTGGTCGACGGGGACGCCCGCTGGACGTACGCCGAGCTGGACGCCGACGTGGACCGGCACGCCGCGGCCCTGCGCGACGCCGGCATCGCCGACGGCGACCTGGTCGGGGTGCTGGGCCGCAACACCGCCGGCTACGTCATCGCGCTGTTGGCGCTGAGCCGGCTCGGCGCGGTCTCGGTGCCGTTGAACTGGCGGCTGCACGTCAACGAGCAGGCGTACGTCCTCGACCAGGCCGGCGTCAGCGCCCTGATCTACCACGACGACTTCGCCGCCGACGCGGCCCGGCTGGCCACCGTGACCGGGGTGCGGAAGCTGGTCGCCACCGGGGACCACGTCGTCGGCGACGCCCGCCGGCTGGCCGACCTGCTGGCCGGTCAGCCGGCCGGCGTCCGGGTCGCCGACGCGGAGAAGAGCCCCGCCGACGTGCACCGGCTGCTCTACACCTCGGGCACCACGGCCCGCCCCAAGGGGGTGGTGCACACCTGCGGGAACCTCACCGCCAACCACTTCGCGCAGGTACTCGAACTGGAGCTGACCGCCGCCGACCGGATCCTCGTCTCCGCGCCGCTGTTCCACGTCAGCGGGCTGGAGGCGCCGGGGCTGGCGACGTTCGTGGCCGGCGCGACGATGGTGCTCACCCCGACGTTCAAGCCGACCGACATCGCCCGGATCGCCGACGGGGAGCGGATCACCGGCATGGTGCTGGCCGCCCAGATCCTGTTCGGGCTGCTCGACCTGGACGACCCGCCGGACCTCGGAACGCTGCGCTACCTGCTCTTCGCCGGGGTCGCGCCGAGCGTGCGCCAGGAGGTGAAGCGGCGGCTGCCGCACGTCCGCCTGATCGACACCTTCGGGATGACCGAGCTGTGCAACGGGGTCTGCTACCTCGACGCCGCCCACGAGCAGAGCAAGCTGGGCGCGCTCGGCGCACCGTTCCCCGGGGTGCGGATCCGGATCGTCGACGAGCACTTCCGGCCGGTCGGCCCGGACGTCGAGGGGGAGATCGTCGTGCAGGGGGAGAAGGTCTCGCCCGGTTACTGGAACGACGACGAGGCCAACCGGCTCAGCCGGCGCGACGGCTGGTTCCGCACCGGCGACGTGGGGCGGATCGACGCCGACGGCTACCTGTGGTTCGTCGACCGCCGGGCCGACCTGATCAAGTCCGGCGGGGAGAACGTCGCCAGCGCCGAGGTCGAACGGGTGCTCGCCCGGCATCCCGACGTCGCCGAGGTCGCCGTGATCGGGGTGCCGGATCCGCGGTGGGACGAGGTGCCGAAGGCGTTCGTCGTGCTGCGCCCCGGCGCGACCGGCACCGCCGAGGAGCTGCGGGCGCACTGCCGGGCCGAGCTGGCCCGCTACAAGGTCCCCCGGGACGTGCAGCTCGTGACGTCGCTGCCGCGCAACGACTCCGGCAAGGTGCTGAAGAAGGCGCTGCGGGAGACGGCGGTGTCCGGGTGA
- a CDS encoding class I adenylate-forming enzyme family protein — protein sequence MSTANIAAMLAGNARRFGDADALVFEDRRWTHRQLDDDVNALAAGLTAEGVGRDSRVAIVADNVPEFLVLSLALAKLGAVFVPLNYRLTAGELARLLAHARVGAVATVPEFAALTAAALADLPQVRRFALEPIDDGWTDVRALVAAHRGARVADVALDDAALQRIVYTSGTTSLPKGVLLTHGNVNMNMHAQIVELGLRPTDRILNVAPLYHVGGTDLPGYGIWHVGGTMVLHRRFVPAAVLRAIGAERITGMVVAATMLDMVRRESAAVDADLSSVRWLIFSQVTAALFGVARELFPNARLIEGYGLTETCSGLTYLDAAHQESKQGSVGLPVPWVQVRVVDPAGADVPVGADGEVVARGPKVSPGYLDDPAATAAAFRDGWFHTGDIGCFDADGYLYIRDRLKDMIRSGGENMSSAEIENVLADHPLVLAASVVAAPHPVWQEVPAAFVVARPGLTPEALIGHARERLGRFKVPKEVYLVPEFPTNPSGKVLKRSLRELRSTLRPDWTYDDARRD from the coding sequence GTGAGCACCGCGAACATCGCCGCGATGCTGGCCGGCAACGCCCGCCGGTTCGGCGACGCCGACGCGCTGGTCTTCGAGGACCGCCGGTGGACCCACCGGCAGCTCGACGACGACGTCAACGCCCTGGCCGCCGGCCTGACCGCCGAGGGGGTGGGCCGGGACAGCCGGGTGGCGATCGTGGCCGACAACGTCCCCGAGTTCCTCGTCCTCTCGCTGGCGCTGGCGAAGCTCGGGGCGGTCTTCGTGCCGCTGAACTACCGGTTGACGGCGGGGGAACTGGCTCGGCTGCTGGCGCACGCGCGGGTCGGGGCGGTCGCCACGGTGCCGGAGTTCGCCGCGCTCACCGCCGCCGCGCTGGCCGACCTGCCGCAGGTGCGCCGGTTCGCGTTGGAGCCGATCGACGACGGCTGGACCGACGTACGGGCGCTCGTCGCGGCACACCGGGGCGCGCGGGTCGCCGACGTGGCCCTCGACGACGCGGCGCTGCAACGGATCGTCTACACCTCCGGCACCACCAGCCTGCCCAAGGGGGTGCTGCTCACCCACGGCAACGTGAACATGAACATGCACGCCCAGATCGTCGAGCTGGGGCTGCGGCCGACCGACCGGATCCTCAACGTCGCGCCGCTCTACCACGTCGGCGGCACCGACCTGCCCGGCTACGGCATCTGGCACGTCGGGGGCACCATGGTGCTGCACCGCCGGTTCGTGCCGGCGGCGGTGCTGCGGGCGATCGGGGCAGAGCGGATCACCGGCATGGTGGTGGCGGCGACGATGCTGGACATGGTCCGCCGCGAGTCCGCCGCCGTCGACGCCGACCTGTCGTCGGTGCGCTGGCTGATCTTCTCCCAGGTGACCGCGGCGCTGTTCGGGGTGGCCCGGGAGCTGTTCCCGAACGCCCGGCTGATCGAGGGGTACGGCCTGACCGAGACCTGTAGCGGGCTGACCTACCTCGACGCCGCGCACCAGGAGTCCAAGCAGGGCTCGGTGGGCCTGCCGGTGCCGTGGGTCCAGGTCCGGGTGGTCGACCCGGCCGGCGCCGACGTGCCGGTCGGTGCGGACGGCGAGGTGGTCGCGCGCGGGCCGAAGGTGAGCCCCGGCTACCTCGACGATCCGGCGGCGACCGCCGCCGCGTTCCGGGACGGCTGGTTCCACACCGGCGACATCGGCTGCTTCGACGCCGACGGCTACCTCTACATCCGTGACCGGCTCAAGGACATGATCCGCAGCGGCGGGGAGAACATGTCCAGCGCCGAGATCGAGAACGTGCTGGCCGACCATCCACTGGTGCTGGCCGCGTCGGTGGTGGCCGCGCCGCACCCGGTGTGGCAGGAGGTGCCGGCCGCTTTCGTGGTCGCCCGGCCGGGCCTGACGCCCGAGGCGCTGATCGGGCACGCCCGGGAGCGGCTCGGCCGGTTCAAGGTGCCGAAGGAGGTCTACCTGGTGCCGGAGTTCCCCACCAACCCGTCGGGCAAGGTGCTCAAGCGGTCGCTGCGGGAGCTGCGGTCGACGCTGCGTCCGGACTGGACGTACGACGACGCCCGACGCGACTGA
- a CDS encoding MBL fold metallo-hydrolase, producing MSRPVSDAHATAWRTRQVPVPAQVVDGVWAVPVPLHGSALRSITVFLIETGDGLVLVDAGYDHPSCWASFQRSVAAIGQRVDAIAAVLITHNHPDHVGFADRVRAASGARVVMGHADDFATMHRRRGTFLDQLRAALDLTGAPPDVVATMYADAVAVAAHPENLRLDTALTGETELRFGEVTLRALPAPGHTYGHTVYLDSRGLVFTGDTMMAEGPTQLAIVSRPADDPAADLFRTLASLRDLGAAIACPAHQFPYRDVAARAEALAAFHHDEVETVRGLVRDGVTAWDLARRMTWKKPWDELGRGTRRFALVHTLALLRHATADR from the coding sequence ATGTCCAGACCCGTGAGCGACGCCCACGCCACCGCCTGGCGGACCCGTCAGGTGCCGGTCCCCGCCCAGGTCGTCGACGGTGTCTGGGCCGTCCCGGTGCCCCTGCACGGCAGCGCCCTGCGGTCCATCACCGTCTTCCTGATCGAGACCGGCGACGGGCTGGTCCTCGTCGACGCCGGCTACGACCACCCGAGCTGCTGGGCGTCCTTCCAGCGGTCGGTGGCCGCCATCGGCCAACGGGTCGACGCCATCGCGGCGGTCCTGATCACCCACAACCACCCCGACCACGTCGGGTTCGCCGACCGGGTCCGGGCCGCCTCCGGCGCCAGGGTGGTGATGGGCCACGCCGACGACTTCGCCACCATGCACCGGCGGCGCGGCACCTTCCTCGATCAGTTGCGCGCCGCGCTCGACCTGACCGGCGCCCCGCCCGACGTCGTCGCCACCATGTACGCCGACGCGGTCGCCGTCGCCGCGCACCCGGAGAACCTGCGGCTCGACACGGCCCTGACCGGTGAGACCGAACTCCGCTTCGGCGAGGTGACCCTCCGCGCCCTGCCCGCCCCCGGGCACACCTACGGGCACACCGTCTACCTCGACAGCCGGGGCCTGGTCTTCACCGGCGACACCATGATGGCCGAGGGGCCGACCCAGCTCGCCATCGTCAGCCGCCCCGCGGACGACCCGGCCGCCGACCTGTTCCGGACGTTGGCCAGCCTGCGCGACCTCGGGGCCGCCATCGCCTGCCCCGCCCACCAGTTCCCCTACCGGGACGTCGCCGCCCGCGCCGAGGCCCTCGCGGCGTTCCACCACGACGAGGTCGAGACGGTCCGGGGGCTGGTCCGCGACGGCGTCACCGCGTGGGACCTCGCCCGGCGGATGACCTGGAAGAAGCCGTGGGACGAGCTGGGCCGGGGCACCCGGCGGTTCGCCCTCGTGCACACCCTGGCCCTGCTGCGTCACGCCACCGCCGACCGGTGA
- a CDS encoding AMP-binding protein: MSEERTGFRLWAAAEPDLCAIVTADDRRISYGDLYAEVNRLSHGLRTHAGLRPGDTVAAVMTNSPGLVALYLAAMQSGLYLVTLNYHLTAPEVGYVLADSEARVVVGSARVEDVVVDAAGEVPGIQVFVDGTPGTDRARPLSALTVGMPATSPEQTPAGSLMMYTSGTTGRPKGVKRPLSGVDADTGALTYVWLFREFGMERDAFASWLVSAPMYHSANITPAMGALHAGGTMVLMDGWTPEGFLRRVQQCRVTGTSMVPTHFYRLLQLPEAVRVGYDVSSLRYVLHGAAPCPREVKQRILDWFGPVVYEYYGSTEVGTTVARPHEWLTHPGTVGRPASISTLRILDELGNEVPVGQTGIVYMRQGDDRIEYHNDPGKTDGARRDGLLTVWDVGHVDADGFLYITGRAAELILVGGVNVYPAEIEAALIGHDWVADVGVVGVPDPEFGEVPQAHVVLTDAAPDPDTAVAQLRRYLTERLAKPKRPQSYVVRDALPRDPNGKLYKARLVPAGEAGA, translated from the coding sequence ATGAGCGAGGAGCGGACCGGGTTCCGGCTCTGGGCAGCCGCGGAACCGGACCTGTGCGCGATCGTGACCGCCGACGACCGGCGGATCTCGTACGGTGACCTGTACGCCGAGGTGAACCGGCTCTCGCACGGGCTGCGCACCCACGCGGGCCTGCGGCCCGGCGACACGGTCGCGGCGGTGATGACCAACAGCCCCGGCCTGGTCGCGCTCTATCTCGCGGCGATGCAGTCCGGGCTCTACCTGGTGACCCTCAACTACCACCTCACCGCGCCCGAGGTCGGCTACGTCCTCGCCGACAGCGAAGCCCGGGTGGTGGTCGGCTCCGCCCGGGTCGAGGACGTCGTGGTGGACGCCGCCGGGGAGGTGCCCGGCATCCAGGTCTTCGTCGACGGGACGCCCGGCACCGACCGGGCCCGACCGCTGTCGGCGCTCACCGTCGGCATGCCCGCGACCAGCCCGGAGCAGACCCCGGCCGGTTCGCTGATGATGTACACCTCGGGCACCACGGGCCGGCCGAAGGGGGTCAAGCGCCCGCTCAGCGGCGTCGACGCGGACACCGGCGCGCTGACCTACGTCTGGCTGTTCCGCGAGTTCGGCATGGAACGCGACGCGTTCGCGTCCTGGCTGGTGTCGGCACCGATGTACCACTCGGCCAACATCACCCCGGCGATGGGCGCGCTGCACGCCGGCGGCACCATGGTGCTGATGGACGGCTGGACGCCGGAGGGCTTCCTGCGCCGGGTCCAGCAGTGCCGGGTCACCGGGACCAGCATGGTGCCGACCCACTTCTACCGGCTGCTGCAACTGCCCGAGGCGGTGCGCGTCGGCTACGACGTCTCCTCGCTGCGCTACGTGCTGCACGGCGCCGCGCCCTGCCCCCGCGAGGTCAAGCAGCGCATCCTCGACTGGTTCGGCCCGGTGGTCTACGAGTACTACGGCTCGACCGAGGTCGGCACCACCGTTGCGCGGCCCCACGAGTGGCTGACCCACCCGGGCACGGTCGGTCGACCGGCCTCGATCTCCACCCTGCGCATCCTCGACGAGCTGGGCAACGAGGTGCCCGTCGGGCAGACCGGCATCGTCTACATGCGACAGGGCGACGACCGGATCGAATACCACAACGACCCCGGCAAGACCGACGGCGCGCGCCGCGACGGCCTGCTGACCGTCTGGGACGTCGGCCATGTCGACGCCGACGGCTTCCTCTACATCACCGGCCGCGCGGCCGAGCTGATCCTGGTCGGCGGGGTCAACGTCTACCCGGCCGAGATCGAGGCGGCGCTGATCGGCCACGACTGGGTCGCCGACGTCGGCGTCGTCGGGGTGCCCGACCCGGAGTTCGGCGAGGTGCCCCAGGCGCACGTCGTGCTCACCGACGCCGCACCCGACCCGGACACGGCCGTCGCGCAGCTGCGCCGGTACCTCACCGAGCGGCTGGCCAAGCCGAAGCGTCCGCAGTCCTACGTCGTGCGCGACGCGCTGCCCCGCGACCCGAACGGCAAGCTCTACAAGGCCCGGCTCGTGCCCGCCGGGGAGGCCGGGGCATGA
- a CDS encoding acyl-CoA dehydrogenase family protein has protein sequence MDFADSETDLEFRREVGRWLDGALADVPDQEELTQDEREHWSRVWQDRLCAGNWAGLSWPAAHGGRGMDALAQAVFNEEAAVRGAPYPLNGVGMMLAGPTIIAHGTQAQQARHLPGILRGDEYWCQGFSEPGSGSDLASLSTAATRVDGGWRINGAKIWTSNAHNASRCLLLARTDAAAPKHRGITYFLAPMDGFTVRSLEMINGDTEFNEMFLDDVFVADDDVLGGVGNGWTVALTTLAFERGSMALNLWVWARQAVDRLVDVAVDRGVADDSAFVDAVGALQCDAEAVRIGSMRMLGESRAGGVPGPETSALKSLWARVVQHANRLAVQLDEAGGVLVDGDGAAARMRRYLRARAHTIEGGTEEVQKSILAERVLRLPRSR, from the coding sequence ATGGACTTCGCTGACAGCGAGACCGACCTGGAGTTCCGGCGCGAGGTCGGCAGGTGGCTCGACGGGGCGCTGGCCGACGTGCCCGACCAGGAGGAGCTGACCCAGGACGAGCGCGAGCACTGGTCCCGGGTGTGGCAGGACCGGCTCTGCGCCGGCAACTGGGCCGGGCTGTCCTGGCCGGCCGCCCACGGTGGCCGGGGGATGGACGCGCTGGCCCAGGCCGTCTTCAACGAGGAGGCCGCGGTCCGCGGTGCGCCGTACCCGCTCAACGGGGTGGGCATGATGCTGGCCGGGCCGACGATCATCGCGCACGGCACCCAGGCCCAGCAGGCCCGGCACCTGCCCGGCATCCTGCGCGGCGACGAGTACTGGTGTCAGGGCTTCAGCGAGCCCGGCTCCGGTTCGGACCTGGCGAGCCTGAGCACGGCGGCGACCCGGGTCGACGGCGGCTGGCGGATCAACGGGGCCAAGATCTGGACCTCCAACGCGCACAACGCGTCGCGGTGCCTGCTGCTGGCGCGCACCGACGCCGCCGCGCCGAAGCACCGGGGCATCACCTACTTCCTCGCGCCGATGGACGGCTTCACCGTCCGGTCGCTGGAGATGATCAACGGGGACACCGAGTTCAACGAGATGTTCCTCGACGACGTGTTCGTCGCCGACGACGACGTGCTCGGCGGGGTCGGCAACGGCTGGACCGTCGCGCTCACCACGCTCGCGTTCGAACGCGGCAGCATGGCGCTCAACCTCTGGGTCTGGGCCCGCCAGGCGGTCGACCGGTTGGTCGACGTCGCGGTCGACCGGGGGGTGGCCGACGACAGCGCGTTCGTCGACGCGGTGGGCGCGTTGCAGTGCGACGCCGAGGCGGTCCGGATCGGGTCGATGCGGATGCTCGGTGAGAGCCGGGCCGGCGGGGTGCCGGGGCCGGAGACCTCGGCGCTCAAGAGCCTGTGGGCCCGGGTGGTGCAGCATGCCAACCGGCTCGCCGTGCAGCTCGACGAGGCCGGCGGGGTGCTGGTCGACGGCGACGGCGCGGCCGCCCGGATGCGCCGCTACCTGCGCGCCCGCGCCCACACGATCGAGGGCGGCACCGAGGAAGTCCAGAAGTCGATTCTCGCGGAGCGGGTGCTGCGCCTGCCCCGCTCACGCTGA
- a CDS encoding acyl-CoA dehydrogenase, whose protein sequence is MRATFTEEQQEIGRTVGALADADRGTARAALSGRWQAPAGDGPLLRDFGLLGVPEQAGGIGSSLIDLLVAVEALGERLVPSRFPAHAAAVQLLCGDARRTGPLPDEVLDGRRVLTCAVDVPGGSGWADREPSDPLVRTLVPYATQADGVVALGPAGVWFADPVRVTVRQSVDPSVPLADLTVAAPERTQPAGAGPLRAALVVAAELCGVAQGAVDLAAEQARTRRQFGRVIGEFQGVAFPLAEAATARKAAWDLTLYAAWAVDTGRPDAGIQVHAAKAAAGQAAVFAAERCIQVHGGMGITMEADPHLFLRRAFVLDARCGRGSWHRRRTGELRIRSRRTAPA, encoded by the coding sequence GTGCGCGCGACATTCACCGAGGAACAGCAGGAGATCGGCCGGACCGTGGGCGCGCTCGCGGACGCCGACCGGGGTACCGCCCGCGCGGCGCTGTCGGGCCGCTGGCAGGCCCCGGCGGGGGACGGACCCCTGCTGCGCGACTTCGGGCTGCTCGGGGTGCCCGAGCAGGCCGGCGGCATCGGATCGAGCCTGATCGACCTGCTGGTCGCCGTCGAGGCGCTCGGCGAACGGCTGGTGCCGAGCCGGTTCCCGGCGCACGCGGCGGCCGTCCAACTGCTCTGCGGCGACGCGCGGCGCACCGGCCCGCTGCCGGACGAGGTGCTCGACGGCCGCCGGGTGCTCACCTGCGCGGTCGACGTGCCGGGCGGCTCCGGCTGGGCCGACCGGGAGCCGTCGGATCCGCTGGTGCGGACCCTGGTGCCGTACGCGACGCAGGCCGACGGCGTGGTCGCGCTCGGCCCGGCCGGGGTCTGGTTCGCCGACCCGGTCCGGGTCACCGTGCGGCAGTCGGTGGACCCGTCGGTGCCGCTGGCGGACCTGACGGTGGCCGCGCCCGAGCGGACGCAGCCCGCCGGGGCCGGCCCGCTGCGGGCCGCGCTGGTGGTGGCGGCCGAGCTGTGCGGGGTGGCGCAGGGGGCGGTCGACCTGGCCGCCGAGCAGGCCCGGACGCGCCGCCAGTTCGGTCGGGTGATCGGGGAGTTCCAGGGGGTGGCGTTCCCGCTGGCCGAGGCGGCCACCGCCCGCAAGGCGGCGTGGGACCTGACCCTCTACGCGGCGTGGGCGGTCGACACCGGTCGTCCGGACGCCGGGATCCAGGTGCACGCGGCCAAGGCGGCGGCCGGGCAGGCGGCGGTCTTCGCCGCCGAGCGGTGCATCCAGGTCCACGGCGGGATGGGCATCACCATGGAAGCGGACCCGCACCTGTTCCTGCGCCGGGCGTTCGTGCTCGACGCCCGGTGCGGGCGGGGCTCGTGGCACCGTCGGCGGACCGGGGAGCTGCGCATCCGGTCACGCCGGACGGCACCCGCCTGA